One Capsicum annuum cultivar UCD-10X-F1 chromosome 2, UCD10Xv1.1, whole genome shotgun sequence genomic window carries:
- the LOC107859515 gene encoding G-type lectin S-receptor-like serine/threonine-protein kinase At1g11300 isoform X2 — protein MSLYRYFLLLFFCLYVVFSGANASHTISSSEPMRNSETVFSSGKRFKLGFFSPGNSANRYVVFSGVNASDTISSSEPVRDSETIISSGNRFNLGFFSPGNSANRYAGIMFNLPSPTPTVVWVANRDKPLHDSSGILTISEDGNLVILNGQKEIIWSSSISNSMNNSTAQLLDTGNLVLKDRSNGRVLWESFQYPTDSLLQFMKLGIDKSTNTMAILKSWKSPDDPSVGNFSAGIQNRYIPQFLIWKNSSPYWRSGPWNKQIYIGLPEMNSYYFFGIDLVVDNAGTAYQTYSDQNQSRILYYSLNSTGSYQEKIWDPSKKNWWVTWENHRSECDVYAKCGPFGSCNPGRSPICSCIQGFKPKNEGEWEKGSWTGGCIRRTALNCERNRTDVENGKQDGFLKLQTKGVPDFAIWVPSARGDCEGDCLSNCSCTAYSYYTGIGCMHWNRILIDIREYSMDGAADLFIRVAYSELENGKKAIPVAAIASTVSIGSITVILCGYLFRKLLAKHRERKNKNEAFLREASPKLYQEGMIKDDINRVKIEDITLYSFDMLANATDKFHLASKLGQGGFGPVYKGKLPDGQEIAVKRLSQSSGQGLQEFMNEVVVISRLQHRNLVRLLGCCTERGEKMLVYDFMPNRSLDAYLFGSCKEKFLDWSKRAIIIEGTGRGLLYLHRDSRLRIIHRDLKASNILLDEYLNPKISDFGMARIFGGSQDQANTIRVVGTYGYMAPEYAMQGRFSERSDVYSFGVLILEIVSGRKNSSFYGDGLTLLAYAWKLWNENNSLKLIDPKIFGSRFEIEMVRCVHIGLLCVQEYAEDRPNVSTVLSMLTSDIAELPTPKQPAFTGGHASPQQGSSKSQGSMNADSITVLEPR, from the exons ATGAGTTTATATCgatattttcttcttttgttcttttgcTTATATGTAGTTTTTTCCGGTGCGAATGCTTCACACACCATTAGCAGTAGTGAGCCCATGAGAAACTCGGAAACTGTATTTTCCAGTGGCAAAAGATTTAAACTGGGATTTTTCAGCCCCGGGAATTCTGCAAATCGTTATGTAG TTTTTTCGGGTGTCAATGCTTCAGACACCATTAGCAGTAGTGAGCCCGTGAGAGACTCTGAAACAATAATTTCCAGTGGCAATAGATTTAATCTGGGATTTTTCAGCCCAGGGAATTCTGCAAATCGCTATGCAGGTATTATGTTTAACCTACCATCACCAACACCAACTGTAGTATGGGTAGCTAATAGAGACAAGCCTTTACATGATTCTAGCGGAATACTCACAATATCAGAAGATGGCAATCTTGTAATCTTGAATGGACAGAAGGAGATAATTTGGTCATCCAGTATTTCAAACTCTATGAATAATTCCACTGCTCAGCTCTTGGACACTGGAAACTTAGTCTTGAAAGACAGATCAAATGGAAGAGTTCTATGGGAAAGCTTTCAATATCCTACAGATTCTCTCTTACAGTTCATGAAACTGGGCATTGATAAGAGTACTAACACGATGGCTATCCTGAAATCATGGAAAAGTCCTGATGATCCATCTGTCGGGAATTTTTCAGCTGGAATTCAAAATAGATACATTCCTCAATTTCTTATTTGGAAAAATAGTTCTCCTTACTGGCGGAGTGGCCCATGGAATAAACAGATATACATTGGATTACCAGAAATgaattcttattatttctttggtATTGACCTTGTAGTTGATAATGCTGGCACAGCATACCAAACGTATTCAGACCAAAATCAGTCTAGGATACTCTACTATTCCTTGAATTCAACAGGGTCTTATCAGGAGAAGATTTGGGATCCGAGTAAGAAGAATTGGTGGGTGACATGGGAAAATCACCGAAGTGAGTGTGATGTTTATGCTAAGTGCGGACCTTTTGGAAGCTGCAATCCGGGGCGTTCTCCAATATGCAGTTGCATACAAGGGTTTAAGCCGAAAAATGAAGGAGAATGGGAGAAAGGAAGTTGGACTGGCGGATGCATCAGAAGGACTGCACTAAACTGTGAAAGGAACAGAACTGATGTTGAGAATGGCAAGCAGGACGGGTTTCTGAAGCTGCAGACAAAGGGAGTGCCAGATTTTGCAATTTGGGTACCGTCTGCAAGAGGAGACTGTGAGGGTGACTGTTTAAGTAACTGTTCCTGCACTGCGTATTCATACTACACAGGCATAGGTTGTATGCATTGGAACAGAATCTTAATTGATATTAGAGAATACTCCATGGATGGGGCGGCTGATTTGTTCATTCGCGTTGCCTACTCTGAACTTG AAAATGGCAAGAAAGCCATCCCCGTAGCTGCCATTGCAAGCACAGTGTCGATAGGCTCAATAACAGTTatcttatgtggatatcttttcaggAAATTGTTGGCTAAGCACAGAG AAAGGAAGAACAAAAATGAAGCATTCTTAAGAGAAGCATCTCCAAAACTTTACCAAGAAGGCATGATTAAAGATGACATCAACCGAGTCAAAATTGAAGACATCACCTTGTACAGCTTTGACATGTTAGCAAATGCAACTGACAAATTTCATTTAGCTAGCAAGCTGGGGCAAGGCGGTTTTGGTCCAGTCTACAAA GGAAAATTGCCAGATGGACAAGAAATAGCAGTAAAAAGGCTTTCTCAGTCTTCTGGTCAGGGGCTACAGGAGTTTATGAATGAGGTCGTCGTGATTTCTAGACTACAACATCGTAATCTTGTTAGACTCCTCGGCTGCTGCACAGAGAGAGGGGAAAAGATGCTGGTTTATGATTTCATGCCAAATAGAAGCTTAGATGCATATCTTTTTG GTTCATGCAAGGAAAAGTTCCTTGATTGGAGTAAACGAGCCATCATTATTGAAGGAACTGGTCGAGGCCTCCTTTACCTTCACAGAGACTCGAGACTACGAATTATTCATAGAGATCTGAAGGCAAGCAACATCCTGTTGGATGAATATCTAAACccaaaaatttcagattttggcATGGCGAGGATTTTTGGAGGCAGTCAAGATCAGGCCAACACTATAAGAGTTGTTGGCACATA TGGTTACATGGCCCCTGAATATGCAATGCAGGGAAGATTCTCAGAAAGATCAGATGTCTACAGCTTCGGTGTGTTAATATTGGAAATTGTCAGTGGAAGGAAGAACTCCAGTTTCTATGGAGATGGACTGACCCTACTTGCATAT GCATGGAAGTTATGGAATGAAAACAATAGTCTAAAATTGATAGACCCCAAAATATTTGGTTCAAGGTTTGAAATAGAGATGGTGAGATGTGTACATATTGGATTATTATGTGTCCAAGAATATGCAGAAGATAGGCCAAATGTCTCCACAGTTCTGTCAATGCTCACAAGTGATATTGCTGAACTACCTACTCCTAAACAACCTGCATTTACCGGAGGGCATGCTTCACCACAGCAAGGATCTTCTAAAAGCCAAGGTTCCATGAATGCTGATTCTATAACTGTATTGGAACCACGATAG